One Phaseolus vulgaris cultivar G19833 chromosome 4, P. vulgaris v2.0, whole genome shotgun sequence DNA window includes the following coding sequences:
- the LOC137838178 gene encoding cytochrome c oxidase copper chaperone 1-like, protein MSGAQLQSASSAFAIQGSQKNEGSATTATGAETKPKKKICCACPDTKRLRDECIVEHGESACAKWIEAHRLCLRAEGFNV, encoded by the coding sequence ATGAGTGGTGCACAACTGCAAAGTGCTTCCTCTGCCTTTGCCATACAAGGGTCACAGAAAAATGAAGGTTCGGCGACCACGGCAACTGGTGCAGAGACAAAGCCAAAGAAGAAAATTTGCTGTGCCTGCCCGGACACTAAAAGGTTGCGAGATGAGTGCATAGTAGAGCACGGTGAATCGGCTTGTGCAAAATGGATCGAGGCTCATCGACTGTGCCTCCGTGCTGAGGGCTTCAATGTTTGA